The Candidatus Desulfovibrio trichonymphae region TTTGATTTATTCGCTTGCCCTGCGTTTTCCTACAGTTCACTGCCGGCGGAGACAGCGGCCCTGCAAATATTTTTGCATTTCACCGTTTATTTTTTTTTCGGCGTTCTTTCTTTTTCCTTTTATTCCCACCGGACGAGCGCCCCGTGGGCAGGGCATGCTCCATGCCCGGAAATCCGGGTATCATGCCGGTGGATGGCATTGCCCCGTGCGGCAAATTCGCCATGCCGGTCAGGCCGGCCTTGCTGGCCATCATGCATTTCATCATTCTGCGCATCTGCTCAAACTGTCGCACCATCTGATTGACCTGAGCCACGGTCACGCCGGCGCCTCCGGCTATGCGCACGCGGCGGCTGCCGTTCAGCATGTCGGGATTGCAGCGTTCGGCCATGGTCATGGAATTGATAATCGCCTCCGTATGCGCCAGTTCCTTTTCCCGCATCGCGCCGCTGGCCTCGGCCAGTTTTTCCCGCAGCCCGCCGAGCCCCGGAATCATTTTTAAAATGCCATCAAGCGAACCTAACTTTTTAATACGCCGCATCTGTGTGCGAAAATCCTCCAAATCAAACGTGGCCTTTTGCATCTTGCGGGCGAGCGCCTCGGCTTCTTCAGCATTAATGGCGGACTGGGCTTTTTCCACCAGCGTCAGTACATCACCCATACCAAGAATGCGTCCGGCAATTCGGTCAGGATGAAAAATATCCATCTCAGACAGTTTTTCTCCGACACCCACAAACTTCACAGGCGTGCCCGTCACCGCGTGGATAGAAAGCGCCGCGCCGCAGCGCGCGTCGCCGTCCATCTTTGTCAGCACAACGCCTGTCAGGCCGAGACGCCCGTTAAAAGCCTCGGCCACCGTCACGGCGTCCTGACCGGTCATGGCGTCGGCCACAAAAAGAATTTCCTGCGGGCTGACAGCCGCCTTGATGGCGGAGAGCTCTTCCATCAGGGTTTCGTCCACATGCAGGCGACCGGCCGTATCCAGCAGCAGCACCGTGGCCTGAATATCCTCGCCGCGGGCTTTTTCCATCGCGGCAAGCGCTATCTCCACGGGATTCATGTCTATGCTGGAGGGAAAAGAAGGTATGTCAAGCTGCTTTGCCAGCACCGCAAGCTGTTCGATGGCCGCCGGACGGTACACGTCCGCGGGCACGAGGTAAGGGCGCAATTTCTGCTTGCGCAGTAGGTTGGCAATTTTTGCAGCCGACGTTGTTTTGCCTGATCCCTGCAAACCAACGAGCATTATCACCGCGGGCTGACGGCCCTGCAGGTTGAGCCTTGCCGTTTCTCCGCCAAGCAGCGCGACGAGCTCGCCATGAACAATTTTGACAACCTGCCGGGCAGGGTTGACGCCCTTGATCATCTCCTGCCCAAGGCATTGTTCACGCACGCGCTCCACAAAGTCCTTGACAACCATGAAATTGACGTCCGCTTCCAGCAGCGCAAGCCGCACTTCGCGCAGGCCGCCCTGTACGTTTTCTTCAACCAGGCGGCCGCCCCTGCCGAAGGAGCGGAATACGCCGGAAAGTCTGTCAGAGAGTCTCTCGAACATCAAAACCCCGAATCAGCCCGTAATCCGTAATAGGCGCAACAACGATATTGCAGACAATTTTTGCAACACTTTCCGAACGACAGCACCTAGGAGAGGCGGCATTCATAGGCTGTTTGCGCCGCCGCGTCAAGTCGCGCGACGGCGAAAAAAATGACAGGAGCCTGACGCAATGCGGTGCGCGTTCGTCTTCTGCGTCGGGGGAGACGTCAGGCATGTTGAAAGACTTCAGGGCAGCGCGGCATAATCTTCCGGGCTGTCTATGTCGCGAATGACGCCCTCGTCGCTGACGGGCAGGAACAGAAGATCTTCTCCGAGAGACGGCAGCAGCGTTCGCGCCCCGGCGTCTCCGCGCAGGGTGAAGAGAGCGGGGAAGAGAAGGGGGGAGAGAATAACGGGATTCCCGCGTTGTCCCTGATATGTGGGCACGGTGGCGGCATGGCGCCTGTTGCGGGCGCATGCTTCGCCGTGGGCGGAGTGTAGCAGGCGCAGGGTTTCCTCCCGCACAAGGGGCATGTCACCGAGCAGAATGAGCACGCCCCGTACCAGGTCGGCGCCCGGCATGTCCAGTAGTGCCCTAATGCCGCACTGAAGCGATGTGCTCTGCTCTTCCTGCCAGTCGGGATTGTGCGCCACGCGCAAGGGGAAAGGCGTATCACGCGAAAAAGTGCTTTTCAGCGTCCGCCGCAGCGCCGGAGCCTGACACCCCGTCACAACAACAGCGAACTGCATACCCGGCGTATTGAGAATTTTTTCCAGCGCGTGAACGATGAGGGCCTTCCCCCTCCATGGCAGCAAAAGCTTGCCCCCGCCGAGGCGTGTGCCGGCACCTGCGGCGAGAATCAGGCCGGCCTGTCTGGAAGAAGCTTGCGGCATTTTGTCTGCTCCGTGCGGGCGGAACCCAGGTAGACGGCATGGAGGAAGGCGGCGTTGCGGGAGAAAACGGCTTCGGCCAAGGCGTCGCCCTTTTTAAGGGCGACGGGCAGATCGCTCTGATTGCAGAAAAGCAGACGCGCGGATGAATCCGGGCTGTTTTTGAACAAGCCTTCGGGATGGAGCACAAGTGTCGCCACGGCTTCAGGGCTTATGTGTTCGCCGGGGGCAAGACCCGTGACGGCGGTGAAGCGCTCCGTCCGGAACACCGTTTCCGGAGTAAAAGGCTGTGAAAGGCCGCACAGGCCGATGACGCCGATGACGACGTTTGTTTCTGCCGGAATAACCGGTTCGTGCGGGGCGGGCGCCTTCAGAGGCCTGCCGGCGGCGCCGTCCGCTTCAACAATGATCCAGATCCCTGCTCCGCGCCTGAATAAGGCGTCCACTTCAGCGCCGCTGTACCCGTAAACCTTGTGCGGATCGCCCCCAGGAGGGCAGGGTCGAGCGGCGAACAGAGCTCCTTCGCGGGGCATGGAGAGAACAGCGGGATCGGACGCAAACACCGCGCAAAGTTTTGCCGCGGGTTGCGGACGGTGCATTTTCGTGGTGGTGGTGCACAGCACCTTGTTTCTGGCTTTCGCTATGCCGGCGCCCAGGGCATAAAGCAGGGTCGTCTTCCCGCCGCCGCCGGTGAGGCAGACAATGCCGGGGCCGAGAGCTTCAAGCTCCTTTTGGAGAGAGACGGTTTCGCGGTGCATGTGAAGTTCCTTTCAATCAGCAATAAACGCAGGCCGGGAGCAGCCCCGGCCTGACTGCGCGGTAGGGTCGACGACAAACAGCAATGCACTGAATCGAAACGCCTGCCGCCTTGTCATCAAGGGATGAGGCGAAATGGCTTCTTCGGCGTGACTGTACCGGGCGGAAATACGCGAAATTTTGATTCTGGCAATACCTGCCCAGTCTGTGCACCGCACGCTAAACTTCAGCGAGACCGTATACGAAGGTTAACAACAGGCGGGGAAGATTTTATGACTCAGGCTGCTGACAAAGTCTCTGTTTTTACCCGACAGGGACTTTTTTTTATGTCGTGCCCAGCTAAGTAGTCAAAAATCTGCTAAAAGCCAAGTATGCAAAGCGTTCAAGAATTTTAGAGGTCAAAATCTGACGAATTATCAGACTTTTTGCTGTCGATCCGGACGCTTTGCAAATTGACGAACTTGTTTTACCCCTTTTGGCAAATATTTCGGTACCAGGTCTGTTGCTGACAACATAAATTTTTTTGCAAATACCCAAGATATACGCTTGCAGTACAGCACCATAACAGGCTGTCCAATCTTAAAGGTGTTTTTCGTTTCCGCACGTACAGCGGCCTTGACGGCTTTTTATGTCCATTTGGACTTAATTTTGGTGGGCCCACCAGGACTTGAACCTGGAACCAGCCGGTTATGAGCCGGAAGCTCTGCCAATTGAGCTATGGGCCCGGCAAGATGTTATTCTATACGCACACAAGCGCGGTGGTCAAGCCTTGCTCTCCCGATTTCTTTCAGGTATTTCAGTACGTCATATACATGGTCAAGAATGTGCGTCAGCGTCGGGATGCACTTGTCCCCCAATGCCTGCCGAGCAGATTCACGAAAAAGGCAGCGTGATTAGCGTTACAGTGGCGAGCAGCAATGTGTTCAACCCTTGCCCGCCCGGCTGGCAAAAGGACTTCGGCGTGTTCCGTGACTTGCACAATCATAGTGAAAGCTGGGCACGGCCGGACGACCCTGCCCGCGCCGCATTACGAAAGTTAAATGTGGCTATTTTTCTGATGTATTTCAAATTGTTATCTGCCACCCCCATTCCATTTGTGAGGTATTGCTGTATTTTTTTAGTGTCTATACGCAACTGTTACACGATTTGCTGAAATACTTGATGAGGAAACAGGTGGGAGAGGCAATAGGGCACCTCATATCACCGAGGTATCCGGCGAACCTTGACATGCTGCACAGAAAGACGGTTTACTATAAAAAAGCTTGGTCGCGTGGCTGGTGGAACGGGCCGGCAATCCAGTCAAACGGCTACCCAGCATGTATACTTAGAATAAGCAGGCTGTCCGACGGTCTAACCGCCCGCGATATGCGCGCTGCTTTGGAGCACGTCCACACAAGAGCGTTATGTGCAAGGAGAAGATATGAATTATTTGATTGTGGAAGGTTTTTCCGGGCCGACGCCCTTTATTTTTCCGCGTCGTCTGGGCCGCAATGACATGCGCGGGCAGCTGCCTTATGGGCAGATTTTTTTCGGCGGCAACGCCGAACTGGGCGTCAAGGCACGGCCGGAAGAAGATGCGGCGTTTATCGCACATGTCCTGCGCGTGCGCTGATAAGGGAGGGATGGAAAGTACTGCGCCGGCGGGGGGCATCCCCGCGCTGCTTATCGGCGGGACAGCCAGCGGGGCCGGCAAAACAACAACGACGCTGGCTCTGCTTTGTGCTTTGAAAGCCAGGGGGTTTGCTGTTGCGGCGGCAAAAGCGGGGCCGGATTTTATTGACGCGGGTTTTCACGCGGCCGTAAGCGGAACTCCTGTCGCCAATCTGGATGTTTGGATGAGCCGAGGGGCAAAACCCGGCGTGGATCACCGCCGTGCTTCGGCTGGGCTTGTTCGTGTTGTTTCCCGAATTGACGCGTTGCGGCCTGACATAATGATGGTGGAAGGCGCTATGGGCTTGTATGACGGAGCGGCAAACGGCATCGGATCCACGGCGCATCTGGCGGCTTTGCTTGATCTGCCTGTGTTGTTGTTGCTCAACGCCGGCGGGCTGGGGCAGTCTGTCGCCGCGCTGGCCGAAGGTTTTTTGCGCCACCGCCCGGCATGGAACAATGGGAGGGGTATCGCCTTCGCTGGCCTTGTGTGCACGCATGTCGGCGGCGAGAAACACAAAAAACTGCTGCGCTCCGCTCTGGCCGTTGTGGAACGTGAGATGCGGGTTCCCCTGATCGGCCTGTTGCCACGCGCAGGCGCGCCGCGCTTGCAGTCACGCCATTTGGGACTTGTACAGGCATATGAAGCGGCGGCGTTGCCGAATCAAAAGGCTTTGGCCGACTGGCTGGAAATCCATTGTGATGTGGGCGCGTTGCTTAGGCGTATCGGCGTGCCGCAAAAGCGCAAAGCAGCGGGTGCGTGTGCCGCCCGCCACCAAGATGCAGTTGCGGATGTTGTACAGGATTGTCCTGTGGCGCGCGGGCATGGTTCCGCAAGTCCACAATACTTTTTTGTTTCAGCCGCGCGGCGTGGTACAATCCGCAGGAGGCGAAAAATAGGCATAGCGTGGGACGAGGCTTTCAGTTTTTGCTATGCGGATCTGCCGGCACTGCTTGCAGAACTCGGTGCAGAAACAATTTTTTTTTCGCCGCTCAAGGACGTTGCGCCGCCGGAATGCGACGGGCTGTATTTCCCCGGCGGCTATCCTGAACTGCACGCGCGCGAACTGGCCGCCAATACGGCCATGTTCGCTGCGTTGCGGGCGCTGGCGGTCCGCAACCTGCCAGTGTACGGCGAGTGCGGGGGATATATATATCTCATGCGCGGTCTGCGCCATGCAGATACAGACTACGCCATGGCTGGCCTTTTGCCCGTCCATTGCATTATGGACGGGCGAAAGGCCGCCCTGGGCTACCGCGCTGTGCTTGCTCATCCGGACTGGCTGCTTGCAGCGCGGTGCGGTCGACCGTTGTGGTCGCGCGGACATGAGTTTCACTACGGCCGTCTTGCCGATGCTGCGTTGCCGCCGGGCTGCGCCCCGCTGTGGCTGTTGTACGACAGCCAGAGTGTGCTCTTGGGGCAGGAAGGCTGCCGCTACGGGAGCGTTATCGGTTCATGGGTGCATTTGTGCCCCGAGGGCGCGCGGCGTTTCTGGCAAATATGGTTGCACGGAGAATTGTGACAAACGCAATGCAACTCGATCCGGCAACGACGCCGGAAGAAATTGAAGCACGCTCTTGTGCGATTATTGATGCTGAAATTTCCGAACCGCGTCCTTTTTCCGGTCTGCTCTGGCCGGTGGCGCGACGTTGTGTCCACACGCTGGGCGACACTACCATTGTTGCGGACTTGCGACTGAGCTCCCTAGGGCTTGCAGCCGGCGTAGCGGCGTTGTCCCGCGGGTGCACTGTCTACACAGACACGTGCATGGCCGCCGCCGGATTGCCCTTGCGCCGCATGCGGCCTCTCGGCGTTACCGTGACGCCGTTGATGGCCCTGCCGGATCTGGAAATCGTCGCCCGGCGGCGTGGCGTCACAAAATCCCGCGCCGCGGTGGAGGTAATGGCAGAGAGGTTTGAAGGGCAGATTGTGGTTATCGGCAACGCGCCCACAGCCCTGATGGTCCTGATGGACGTGCTTGCGCAAGGCACGCCCGCACCCGCGCTGATTGTAGGCATGCCCGTGGGTTTTGTGAACGCGGCACAGTCAAAGGCACTGCTGAACAAAAGCCCATGGCCGCACTTTACCCTGCTCGGGCGCAAAGGCGGGTCAGCCGTGGCGGCCGCCTGCGTCAACGCCCTTGCGGAGATGGCTCTTGCGGGCATTCGTCCGCTGCAGCAGTAGCAATGTCGGCATTGCCGTTAAGGGGAAAATTTTTTGAAAGATGGAGACAGATATTGACAGATATAAAAAAACAACTATAACCTCAACACAAGACATGACGAAAACGGTCTGCCTTTTTTGTTCGCTATAACCAGACCTTGATTAGTACGAATGGAACCAATAAACCGCCATTCTGAACATCAAGGTCAATTTTTTTATGGGGAAATTATGCGTAAGGTAGCTTTTTTTGTTGATGGGAATTTTATGTTCCGCCAAGTGTCTTTTTCAAGTCCTTTTTTTCGACGGAAATGGCATACGGGAATATTGTAAGCGGCACATAAAGACCAACGAAGAGATATACCGTATTTTTTACTATGACGCACCACCGCTTGACAGGATAAGTCAAACTCCCTTTGGGGAGACGAGGGACATGGGGGATACAGCAACTGCAACCCGTATGAAAAAATTGCTTGAGTCTATACGCGAAACTCCTGAAATGGCGCTTCGCCTCGGAAAAGTGGCATGGCAAAACGACTGGCAGCTTAAAGAGGCGGTGCTGAAAAAAACTCGTGGAGACAAAAAATGCTTCAACCTTGAATGACAATGATTTTTACCCGAGCATAAGACAAAAGGCCGTCGATATGAAAATCGGCCTTGATATCGCTACAATTACATATAAGAAGCTGGCTGATCGGATTGTACTTATTGCTGGCGATTTTGATTTTACCCCTGCCGCAAAACTCGCCAGAACAGAGGGAATGCATGTCTCTGACCCTTTTGGTAAAAAAGTGCCTGATGATCTGCTTGAGCATATTATTGATGTGATGTGTACACATTTAGACCCTGATAAACCTGAGGACGTAAAAGCCGTCCCAAAAACATTTTTTTGTTCCATGTAAAAAGGCATTAATTCCTTGCTATTCATCTGATTAAATCCGACAGACCGATTAATTTTTCAGTGGCATATTAAGGCGGGCGTTTGGTGTGCAATGACGGCACGGTGACATCCTGATCCCCTGTCTCTCTAGCGGGGGCTTTTTCTTTGTGGGGGCTATAAGTGGCCTCCCCTATGTGGTAGCAAGGTGGTACAGGAGTGGTACTGGTGACACTGTGCGCAAAAAACGGCTTGCGGTGAATTTACGCACCGCAGCCGGTCTAGGTAGTCTGCTTATTGTAAGCATAACATATTGATTTATAAGTAAATATCATTGATGTCCTGTTGAAGCGCACAGCCATGGAACAACCTTGCGTTTACGCCGCATCGGCTACCGGGATCCAGAAAACGGCAAGCACTATGAGTTCTTGACCAATCACTTCCGTCTTGTGTCCAAAACCATCGTGGATATTTACAAAGAGCGCTAGCAGATTGAGATTTTTTTCAGGGAAATCAAACAAAATCTGTCTATCAAAAGTTTTGTCGGTAACTCTGAAAACTCCGTCCTCATCCAGATTTATACAGCCCTTACGGTTTATCTGCTCTTGGCTTACCAGAAATTTTGCAGCCGCCTCGGGCTTTCAATCCAGCAGCTTTTTCAACTCATCCAGTTTAATCTCCTCGGAAATGCCTCTCTGGATGAACTTCTGAATCCTCGGCGACGAAAAATCAAAAATGACAATTAATTTAGCCTATTATCACAGAAAACTTAACCGGACAGCAATGAGTAAATATATATAAATATTTTTGCAAAAATCCCTAAAATAGACCCGCTATTAAGAGCGGCTGGCAAAAGACGGCAAGACACCGATTTAGACAATACTCTGACTTGCGATTGCGTCCTCTGTCCAGTTATAGCGGAAGATACAGGGATTTTCCAGCAGGACTGTTTTCTCAATTATGTGGAAAACTCCGAAGAAGACGGGAGCGATTGACGCTATCGTGAAAATTCATACTGGCAAGCAATGTCTGTGGATAGCCATAGACCTATTTGCCGCTTGTTAGGGTAGAACCCTCTCAATCCTGCGGAGTTAAGCCCGCTTTGCCGTCTGCTGCGCCGCTTCGCGGCTAAGAATATTTTATCTAGCAGCAAAAATTGAAAGTATTAATTTTTGACTGTCGAATCTTTACGAAAAACAAAAAGGTATTCGTGCGCGAGAAGCAGAAAATTATATTTCACGCTATTCGTTTTCCAATAGCCTGTTGCTTTGCAGTTATGTTGCTTCTTGATGATAATTTCTTTGGCTGTAAATCCCGCAGTCTCAAAAATTTTCATCACGTCAAAACTCATCGGAGTAACACAGCCTTTTTTGCGAGTATCGCCCATTAAAATAGCGCAAAATTTTCCCGGCTTCAGTACACGAAAGTACTCTGCCGCGACTGAATTCATTTCTTCAAGAAATTGCTTGACCGGGAAGCGTGATAAATCATAGTCAATATCTTCGCTGTAATGGATTATATCGGCATAAGGTGGATGAGTGCAAATAAAATCAACACTCTCGTTTGGAACAAAACCAAGTTGCCGAGCATCGCCCTGCTTGGTGTAAACCTGTCCGGCGTTTTCGTACTCAAACGCCGTTTTCTCGCAACAACGCTCAAGTGCGGCTGGATTGACGTCCACGCCGAGTACATTACGATTGAGTAGTTTTGCCTCGACTAAAGTCGTTCCACCACCCGCAAATTGGTCAAGCACAAAATCGCCCTCTTGCGAATAACGCAAGAGCAAATTGCGTGGTATGTAAGGCGACCAGTTCCCACGCCATTTTGCATCGTGTGTTGCCCAGGTGCCGCGCTCAGGGAAAGACCAAACCGTAGTCATTTCAAGTTCAAAATTATCCGGTTCCCATTTCGTGATCTTCATATAAATATTCGGCTCATCACACCGCTTTCAAGATCGTCGATGTTGTAACTATGCTCCATAACGTCAAAAGTTTCTTTAAGATTGTGACGTGCGTCGCGCCACCCTTGCCCATCTGTGAACCACACAAACGCAAAGCCTTGGATGTCGCGGGATTCAATCGCAATCGTCTTATAACTCCGTGCCGTTTCGTTCAGCTTAGAACCAGAACTACTGTAAAAATTTGTTTCGATTCCGTAAATGCAAGCCGCCGTTTTCACAACAAAATCAAAGCGTTTTACAGTCTTGCCCTCGTTGCTCAAAGCCGAAAGACTGATACCCCATTTTGCTTCAATATCGCTGATTCGTATTTCCTTGAAATAAGTATCGTCTTTTACGAACCCGTACTTTTGCAAGTACGATTCCACTAAGTTCTCCATAAGATGACCGCCGCGATTCTTGCGTCCGTTGCTGTCAAGTCCGGTCTCAATGCCAGTTGCGTAATCAACAAGACTGCTCAGTACGCGCTGCTTAAGTAAATCGAACAATCCCGTCTTACGCATAAACATCTTGTAGTTGTCAACGGTGTAGTTCATCTCGCGGGAATGAGAATCGAAATTCGTCATCGCCGTCAATCGCATATATCTCGCTCTCACGCACGGCAAGCAATAGCGGAACGCACTTAAGGCACTCTGGATATTTTGTAATCAAACTCTCAAATTCGTTTTCAACATTCGTTGAGCCGAGTAGCGAATTGAGGATATTCAGCTCAACCTTAATCGCGTCCACGTTACGGTGGACTTTCTCAAAATCAACGTAATATCCATTTAAATCCGATGAACCAGTTTGTAAAATTACGCGTCATTGGCGGTATCCTCCTGTGCAAGTATAGATTGCTCTTTGTTGAGGACGATCTCCAGTCTTGACTCGAAATATTCTTTATGAAGGACTCTTTTATACTGCATAATTTGCTGCATATAGTTCCAATATCCAAAGTGATTACAAAGAGCCTCAACATCTTCGCTGTC contains the following coding sequences:
- a CDS encoding precorrin-8X methylmutase codes for the protein MQLDPATTPEEIEARSCAIIDAEISEPRPFSGLLWPVARRCVHTLGDTTIVADLRLSSLGLAAGVAALSRGCTVYTDTCMAAAGLPLRRMRPLGVTVTPLMALPDLEIVARRRGVTKSRAAVEVMAERFEGQIVVIGNAPTALMVLMDVLAQGTPAPALIVGMPVGFVNAAQSKALLNKSPWPHFTLLGRKGGSAVAAACVNALAEMALAGIRPLQQ
- the yqeC gene encoding selenium cofactor biosynthesis protein YqeC, whose product is MHRETVSLQKELEALGPGIVCLTGGGGKTTLLYALGAGIAKARNKVLCTTTTKMHRPQPAAKLCAVFASDPAVLSMPREGALFAARPCPPGGDPHKVYGYSGAEVDALFRRGAGIWIIVEADGAAGRPLKAPAPHEPVIPAETNVVIGVIGLCGLSQPFTPETVFRTERFTAVTGLAPGEHISPEAVATLVLHPEGLFKNSPDSSARLLFCNQSDLPVALKKGDALAEAVFSRNAAFLHAVYLGSARTEQTKCRKLLPDRPA
- a CDS encoding cobyrinate a,c-diamide synthase — protein: MESTAPAGGIPALLIGGTASGAGKTTTTLALLCALKARGFAVAAAKAGPDFIDAGFHAAVSGTPVANLDVWMSRGAKPGVDHRRASAGLVRVVSRIDALRPDIMMVEGAMGLYDGAANGIGSTAHLAALLDLPVLLLLNAGGLGQSVAALAEGFLRHRPAWNNGRGIAFAGLVCTHVGGEKHKKLLRSALAVVEREMRVPLIGLLPRAGAPRLQSRHLGLVQAYEAAALPNQKALADWLEIHCDVGALLRRIGVPQKRKAAGACAARHQDAVADVVQDCPVARGHGSASPQYFFVSAARRGTIRRRRKIGIAWDEAFSFCYADLPALLAELGAETIFFSPLKDVAPPECDGLYFPGGYPELHARELAANTAMFAALRALAVRNLPVYGECGGYIYLMRGLRHADTDYAMAGLLPVHCIMDGRKAALGYRAVLAHPDWLLAARCGRPLWSRGHEFHYGRLADAALPPGCAPLWLLYDSQSVLLGQEGCRYGSVIGSWVHLCPEGARRFWQIWLHGEL
- a CDS encoding nucleotidyltransferase family protein, which gives rise to MPQASSRQAGLILAAGAGTRLGGGKLLLPWRGKALIVHALEKILNTPGMQFAVVVTGCQAPALRRTLKSTFSRDTPFPLRVAHNPDWQEEQSTSLQCGIRALLDMPGADLVRGVLILLGDMPLVREETLRLLHSAHGEACARNRRHAATVPTYQGQRGNPVILSPLLFPALFTLRGDAGARTLLPSLGEDLLFLPVSDEGVIRDIDSPEDYAALP
- the ffh gene encoding signal recognition particle protein produces the protein MFERLSDRLSGVFRSFGRGGRLVEENVQGGLREVRLALLEADVNFMVVKDFVERVREQCLGQEMIKGVNPARQVVKIVHGELVALLGGETARLNLQGRQPAVIMLVGLQGSGKTTSAAKIANLLRKQKLRPYLVPADVYRPAAIEQLAVLAKQLDIPSFPSSIDMNPVEIALAAMEKARGEDIQATVLLLDTAGRLHVDETLMEELSAIKAAVSPQEILFVADAMTGQDAVTVAEAFNGRLGLTGVVLTKMDGDARCGAALSIHAVTGTPVKFVGVGEKLSEMDIFHPDRIAGRILGMGDVLTLVEKAQSAINAEEAEALARKMQKATFDLEDFRTQMRRIKKLGSLDGILKMIPGLGGLREKLAEASGAMREKELAHTEAIINSMTMAERCNPDMLNGSRRVRIAGGAGVTVAQVNQMVRQFEQMRRMMKCMMASKAGLTGMANLPHGAMPSTGMIPGFPGMEHALPTGRSSGGNKRKKKERRKKNKR
- a CDS encoding NYN domain-containing protein translates to METKNASTLNDNDFYPSIRQKAVDMKIGLDIATITYKKLADRIVLIAGDFDFTPAAKLARTEGMHVSDPFGKKVPDDLLEHIIDVMCTHLDPDKPEDVKAVPKTFFCSM
- a CDS encoding TRM11 family SAM-dependent methyltransferase, whose amino-acid sequence is MKITKWEPDNFELEMTTVWSFPERGTWATHDAKWRGNWSPYIPRNLLLRYSQEGDFVLDQFAGGGTTLVEAKLLNRNVLGVDVNPAALERCCEKTAFEYENAGQVYTKQGDARQLGFVPNESVDFICTHPPYADIIHYSEDIDYDLSRFPVKQFLEEMNSVAAEYFRVLKPGKFCAILMGDTRKKGCVTPMSFDVMKIFETAGFTAKEIIIKKQHNCKATGYWKTNSVKYNFLLLAHEYLFVFRKDSTVKN